The genomic interval CTTGGAGACAAGACTTCTTGAAAGGTAGGCATTCGTAAAGGGAAATAAGCTGGATAAAATTTTTTCAGGGATTTCATTGTTGAAATACATGATTTTAGCTTCCTGAGGCTTGAGGAAGTGTATTGTGGTTATCCTTCCAAGCCGAGTTATCTTCCCGCCTTTAATCATGCCATGCTCCTCGAGCTTCTTTATTGCCTTACCACTATTCACAGGGAATAGCATATTTCCTGCGACTCTGACACCATCTCTGACATTTCCAGCACTAACCATGCATGCTAAAAGCTGCATTTCGTCTTCGCCTTCTTCTGCGGGAATCTCAATATCTTCAGGTTTGCCGGAGAGTAACTTCACAGCAATCTCGTCTTCGCTTTCCTTCATTGAGAAGGAGGATTTAGCGCCTGGCGTAGCCAGAATCACAACCCTGCCCCTGTCATGGTAGCTCGGCCTTCCAGCTCTACCCTGCATCTGGAGAAAATCTCTCACTTCAAGCTTTTTATTGCCCATGATGAGACTCCCAAAAATCACCTGAGAAGCTGGAAAGTCAATTCCTGCCCCCAGAGCTGCAGTGGCAACAACACAGTTAAGTTTCTGTTCAATAAAATTTTTCTCTATCCTCTTTCTTCTGGAATAACTCAAACCTGCATGGTATTCACCTGCTCTGATTCCTCTGTCCGAGAGAAATCCTGCCAGAGACGAAGCTTTCCTTCTGGAATTGGTAAAAATAAGACTCTGTCCATAGAATCCTTTGCTGGATTTTATTGAAGCCTCCTTCTTTACAAGCTTTAAAATTGCAGAGAGTTTTTCATCTTCACTTCCTATAAAAACAAGATGTCTTTCAAGAGGGATTGGCCTTGAGTTGCTCTCAACAAGCTTTAAAGAGTAGTGTTCTGCAATTTCTTTGGGATTTCCAACTGTTGCGGTCAAGGCAATTATCTGTGCCTCTGGAAATGTATGTTTCAGTCTTGATAGAAACCCATCCAGCTCAATTCCTCTCTCCTCCTGACTGAGAGTATGAACCTCATCCACTGCAACAACACCTACTTTTCCCAGGCTGTCTTTATTTCCTGCTCTCAAAAGATAATCTATTCCTTCGTATGTCCCTACCACAATATCAGCATGCTTCAGCTTTGAGCTGTCCATCAAAGGCTCTCCGTCATCCACTATCCTGCTTCTTCCCACCCTGATAGCTACTTTCAGACCAAGCTTTGAATAGCTCCTGAACTCATCATACTTCTGGTTTGCGAGAGCCACAAGAGGCACAAGAAATAAAAACTTTTCACCTCTTAAAGCTGCTTCAATGCCTGCAAGCTCGGCAATAAGAGTTTTTCCTGAAGCAGTTGAACTTGCCACAAGAAGTGAGTTTTTTTTCAGAAGGCCTGCATCTATAGCCAGCTTTTGAATTGAAGTAAGCTCTTTTATATTTCTCTGCCTGAGGATTCTCATGAAATCTTTATTTATTGGGAGTTTGTCGAGCTTTATTCCTCCACCCTTATCAGATTTAACTCTGTCATACAGAGTATGGCTATCTTCAAGGCTCTGACTTTGAAGAAGATTTGAAATTTTCTCAAAATTTCTTAATCTATACAGGAGCTTTGAGAAGTGCTCAAAACTTGCCGGTGAAAAACCCCTGAATTTAAGCTCCTTATTAAGTTCTTCTTCTGCACAGTTCTTACACATCTTTCTGCCATACACCATATAGTAATTCTTCTTCACAGGTTTTGCCATCCCCCTGCTCAGGCAGGATGTGC from archaeon BMS3Bbin15 carries:
- the recQ gene encoding ATP-dependent DNA helicase RecQ; this translates as MGYALFIPRGRRTLTLKLYSLNFEKVHLEGTVNIRDGKIWNLYTRRLSTPIARKELLKLLKGQRILISSEHSSTLEPIIKREKLNYQILELCTSCLSRGMAKPVKKNYYMVYGRKMCKNCAEEELNKELKFRGFSPASFEHFSKLLYRLRNFEKISNLLQSQSLEDSHTLYDRVKSDKGGGIKLDKLPINKDFMRILRQRNIKELTSIQKLAIDAGLLKKNSLLVASSTASGKTLIAELAGIEAALRGEKFLFLVPLVALANQKYDEFRSYSKLGLKVAIRVGRSRIVDDGEPLMDSSKLKHADIVVGTYEGIDYLLRAGNKDSLGKVGVVAVDEVHTLSQEERGIELDGFLSRLKHTFPEAQIIALTATVGNPKEIAEHYSLKLVESNSRPIPLERHLVFIGSEDEKLSAILKLVKKEASIKSSKGFYGQSLIFTNSRRKASSLAGFLSDRGIRAGEYHAGLSYSRRKRIEKNFIEQKLNCVVATAALGAGIDFPASQVIFGSLIMGNKKLEVRDFLQMQGRAGRPSYHDRGRVVILATPGAKSSFSMKESEDEIAVKLLSGKPEDIEIPAEEGEDEMQLLACMVSAGNVRDGVRVAGNMLFPVNSGKAIKKLEEHGMIKGGKITRLGRITTIHFLKPQEAKIMYFNNEIPEKILSSLFPFTNAYLSRSLVSKIQKTYRVTVPMRYFDALGIIFQEPRKEFMDIIEMVRQEFLICSCEEFPYCQHSLEMLSEKIIMLRRQKKNIKEISRSLSAYYIETFSGDIFNYLDTIVKKAEGFLDIMKLRKSSRVKEAERLIKEIEGYRSKTK